A portion of the Bulleidia sp. zg-1006 genome contains these proteins:
- a CDS encoding nicotinate phosphoribosyltransferase, translated as MTNIQVNAYIPDEDYDNPAMVTDFYEFSMANSLFLHGYKDTVMVFDMFFRENPDDLGYSISAGQHKLLRFLKNYHFNNQDIQWLLYKGMSAEFCDYLKTYRWKGDVYMLREGTVCYPQVPMVRIECDMVGAILIETYLLQTMNFHSLITTKATKITGLSTNHERNVMEFGTRRAQGASAGNDGAYASILGGCIGTANCLAEMKYGPDVPAVGTIAHSYVEFFPSEYEAFEAYAETYPDNVSLLLDTYSIFNSGLPNLIKLDDAMIAKYPNDPNKRVKAARIDSGDLARGYKKLRKALDGVGKSYIKLVASNSLDEKKMSNMELYEGAKFDAYGVGEKLITSATDPVFGGVYKLVAIKNEDGTYTPKMKFSDSASKAIIPGKLMAWRVFDEEGKGQCDIIALDDEVFENGQEIEVVNLDPDALEPIIRITPFHIERILVPHMIQGEIVLDLPDIRAKKEYIREQLQYRVWESELRTELPHRHYVDLSPKLAKLRADLYEKLYKEAGK; from the coding sequence ATGACAAATATTCAAGTAAACGCATATATTCCGGATGAAGATTATGATAATCCAGCGATGGTCACTGACTTTTATGAATTCTCAATGGCAAATTCATTGTTCTTACATGGCTATAAAGATACTGTTATGGTCTTTGATATGTTCTTCCGAGAAAATCCTGATGACTTAGGCTATTCTATTTCAGCCGGTCAACATAAGTTATTACGCTTTTTAAAAAATTATCATTTCAACAATCAAGATATTCAATGGCTACTTTACAAGGGAATGAGTGCTGAATTCTGTGACTATTTAAAAACATATCGTTGGAAAGGCGATGTGTATATGTTACGAGAAGGAACGGTGTGCTATCCACAAGTACCAATGGTACGGATTGAATGCGATATGGTGGGGGCTATTTTAATTGAAACGTATTTACTTCAAACCATGAACTTTCATAGTTTAATCACCACTAAAGCCACTAAGATTACAGGTTTAAGCACCAATCATGAACGCAATGTCATGGAATTTGGTACGAGACGTGCCCAAGGAGCTTCAGCCGGTAATGATGGAGCTTATGCCTCTATCTTAGGTGGTTGTATTGGTACAGCAAATTGTTTGGCGGAAATGAAGTATGGTCCTGATGTACCGGCAGTAGGAACGATTGCTCACTCTTATGTGGAATTCTTTCCAAGTGAATACGAGGCCTTTGAGGCTTATGCTGAAACTTACCCAGATAATGTGTCCTTATTGCTGGATACTTATAGTATCTTTAATTCCGGTCTGCCCAACTTAATTAAGTTGGATGATGCCATGATTGCGAAGTATCCAAATGATCCAAATAAGCGTGTCAAAGCAGCACGTATTGACTCTGGCGATTTAGCCCGTGGTTATAAGAAATTAAGAAAAGCTTTGGATGGAGTTGGCAAGAGCTATATTAAATTAGTGGCTTCCAATTCTTTGGATGAAAAGAAAATGTCAAATATGGAATTATATGAAGGAGCGAAGTTTGATGCCTATGGGGTTGGTGAAAAGTTGATTACCTCTGCTACAGATCCGGTTTTTGGTGGGGTTTATAAGTTGGTTGCTATCAAGAATGAAGATGGAACTTACACACCAAAGATGAAATTCTCTGATTCAGCTTCAAAAGCCATTATTCCGGGTAAACTAATGGCTTGGCGAGTATTTGATGAAGAAGGAAAGGGGCAATGTGACATCATTGCTTTAGACGATGAAGTTTTTGAGAATGGTCAAGAAATTGAAGTGGTGAATTTAGATCCGGATGCATTAGAACCGATCATTCGTATCACTCCATTTCACATTGAAAGAATTTTAGTTCCACATATGATTCAAGGGGAAATAGTCTTGGATTTACCGGATATTCGTGCTAAAAAAGAATACATTCGTGAACAACTTCAATATCGTGTTTGGGAATCAGAATTAAGAACTGAGTTACCGCATCGCCATTATGTGGATTTAAGTCCTAAATTAGCTAAATTACGTGCTGATTTGTACGAAAAATTATACAAGGAAGCAGGAAAATGA
- a CDS encoding NAD(+) synthase: protein MKNPFIKMASVSLETALGNVMENVRQIKQSLQETDAKLVVFPELSLTGYSLGDLFHQDGLLKEVIFGLEELRVFSQSYPQQLIVVGAPLMKENRLYNTAVFIQDGEYKLVVPKTFLPNYHEFYELRWFASGMDVDCDFIMIGKEEVAFGKHYLLKDGEIKIGCEICEDLWVVNRPSNVLVENGANVIVNLSASNEMIGKAKYRRHLVLQQSAIGHCAYIYASSGLGESSTDLVFSGHCMIAGEGHLLKEMIWPLKRTILEAIVDMDKIIASRRSLNTFGNGLLFPSIEVDLGQVEESVEEMVSFLHENHYDVNPFPFVPREKKERIERSRAVLQMQSRALFQRYKATGLKTAVIGVSGGLDSTLALLVLHETRKLYPDLRMIGVTMPSYGNTTNYTYQNALDLMEALNIEVREIPIQEMVQEHLKAIGHPTSYQGEGDTTYENAQARMRTYLLMDIANQEKGLVIGTGDLSELALGWCTYNGDHMSMYGVNSSIPKTLVKYICESYALETENKALSDVLHRIVNIPISPELTPNQNGEIVQKTEEVIGKYDLNDFFLYHMIRFGSSVKKLVTLAMVAYPSQSKKEIKLALERFLKRFFSQQFKRSCLPDGPKVGTISLSPRGDWRMPSDVSGEVWLKELNCL from the coding sequence ATGAAAAATCCTTTTATAAAAATGGCGAGTGTTTCTTTGGAAACAGCTTTAGGAAATGTGATGGAGAATGTTCGTCAAATCAAGCAATCCTTACAAGAAACCGATGCAAAGCTGGTGGTCTTTCCCGAGCTTAGTTTAACGGGGTATAGTCTAGGAGATTTATTTCATCAAGATGGTTTATTAAAAGAAGTGATTTTCGGCTTAGAGGAATTAAGAGTATTTAGTCAAAGCTATCCGCAACAACTCATAGTGGTGGGAGCTCCTTTAATGAAAGAAAATCGTTTATACAATACAGCTGTTTTTATTCAAGATGGTGAGTATAAATTAGTAGTTCCAAAAACTTTTTTGCCGAATTATCATGAATTTTATGAACTACGTTGGTTTGCGAGTGGAATGGATGTGGATTGTGATTTCATCATGATTGGAAAGGAAGAAGTTGCCTTTGGTAAACATTACTTGTTAAAAGATGGTGAAATTAAGATTGGTTGTGAGATTTGTGAAGATCTTTGGGTAGTAAATCGTCCATCAAATGTCTTGGTCGAAAATGGCGCAAATGTGATTGTGAATTTATCCGCCTCCAATGAAATGATTGGTAAAGCGAAGTATCGCCGTCATCTTGTCCTTCAACAAAGTGCAATTGGTCATTGTGCTTATATTTATGCTTCAAGTGGATTAGGAGAAAGCAGTACAGACCTTGTGTTTTCTGGTCATTGTATGATTGCCGGTGAAGGTCATTTATTAAAAGAAATGATTTGGCCATTAAAAAGAACTATCTTAGAAGCTATTGTGGACATGGATAAGATTATCGCAAGTCGTCGTAGTCTAAATACCTTTGGAAATGGTTTATTATTTCCTTCTATTGAAGTGGATTTAGGACAAGTAGAAGAAAGTGTTGAGGAGATGGTTTCTTTCTTGCATGAAAATCACTATGATGTGAATCCATTCCCCTTTGTGCCAAGGGAAAAGAAGGAACGTATAGAAAGAAGTCGTGCTGTTTTGCAAATGCAGTCAAGGGCTTTATTTCAACGCTATAAAGCAACCGGCTTAAAGACAGCAGTCATAGGTGTTTCAGGTGGTTTGGATAGCACGTTAGCTCTTTTGGTTCTTCATGAAACAAGGAAGCTTTATCCAGACTTAAGAATGATTGGTGTAACGATGCCTTCATATGGTAATACAACTAATTATACTTATCAAAATGCCTTAGATTTAATGGAAGCTTTAAACATTGAAGTAAGAGAAATTCCCATTCAAGAAATGGTTCAGGAACATTTAAAAGCCATTGGTCATCCAACTAGTTACCAAGGGGAAGGAGATACAACCTATGAAAATGCTCAAGCGAGAATGCGTACGTATCTATTGATGGATATTGCCAATCAAGAGAAGGGCTTGGTGATTGGTACCGGTGATCTTTCAGAACTGGCTTTAGGCTGGTGTACGTATAATGGTGACCATATGTCGATGTATGGGGTAAATAGTTCCATCCCCAAGACTTTAGTGAAGTACATATGTGAATCCTATGCTTTAGAAACGGAAAATAAAGCTTTATCGGATGTCTTGCATAGGATTGTGAATATACCAATATCACCAGAATTAACCCCGAATCAAAATGGTGAAATTGTGCAAAAGACAGAAGAAGTAATTGGTAAGTATGATTTGAATGATTTCTTCTTATATCACATGATTCGTTTTGGAAGTAGTGTAAAGAAGTTAGTTACGTTAGCGATGGTAGCCTATCCATCGCAAAGTAAAAAGGAGATTAAGCTAGCTTTAGAGCGTTTCTTAAAGCGTTTCTTTAGTCAACAATTTAAGCGTTCTTGTTTACCGGACGGACCAAAAGTGGGCACGATTTCCTTATCACCAAGAGGGGATTGGCGCATGCCAAGTGATGTAAGTGGGGAAGTTTGGTTGAAGGAATTAAATTGTTTATAA